The window CACGTCCGCCTTGGCCCCGCCCCCGATGTCCAGGAAGTTGGCGGGCTTGCCCCCTACCCGGTTCACCAGGTCCAGGGTGTACATGACAAGCCCCGCTCCGTTGCCGATGATGCCGATGTTGCCGTTGAGCTTCACGTAGGCGAAGCCGTAGTTGCTGGCCTCCACCTCCAGGGGGTGCTCCGCTTCCACCTCGCGGAGTTCCGCCAAGTCTGGGTGGCGGAAGAGGGCGTTGTCGTCCAGGACGATCTTGGCGTCGGCGGCCACCACCTGGCCGTCTGAGGTCACCACCAGGGGGTTGATCTCGGCGATGGAGGCGTCCACCCCCTCGTAAGCCCGGTAAAGGGCCACCAGGACCTGGGCCAGCTTGTTGAGGTTGCCCTCGAGGCCGGCCCGCTTCACCATCTCCCTTGCCTCAAAGGGGCGGAAGCCCTTGTGGGGATCAATCCAGAACTTGTGGATGGCCTCGGGGCGCTCCGCCGCCACCTCCTCGATGTCCACACCCCCCTCCTTGGAGAGCATGAGGACCACCCGCTTTTGCGCCCGGTCCAGGATGAGCCCGGCGTAGTACTCCTTGGCGATGTCCACCGCCTCGGCCACCAGGACCTTTTTCACCGTGAGGCCCTTGATGTTCATGCCCAGGATGGCCTGGGCCTTCTCGTAGGCCTCCTGGGGGGTGTCGGCGAGCTTCACCCCACCCGCCTTGCCTCTCCCGCCCACGTGGACCTGGGCTTTGATCACCACCCGTTTGCCGAACTCCTCGGCGATGCGCTTCGCCTCGTCTGGGGTGTAGGCCACCTTGCCGGGCGGCACCGGCACCCCAAAGCGGGCCAGGATTTCCTTGGCTTGATACTCGTGCAGGTTCAAGCTCCACCTCCTTGGCCGGCCAAGGCCGATGGGCATTATACCCCTAGGCCTCCACCGCAGGGCGGGCGAAAAAAAGGCGGCCTACCTGGGTCTGGATGGCCTGGGTTACCACCACCTCGATCTCCTGCCCCCGGTAGCGGATCCCCCCGTCCACCACCACCATGGAGCCGTCCTCCAAGTAGCCCACCCCCTGATGGGGCTCCTTCCCCTCCTTGAGGATGAGGAGCTTGAGGGTATCCCCCACCTGGAGCTGGGGCCTTAGGGCCT is drawn from Thermus sp. LT1-2-5 and contains these coding sequences:
- the sucC gene encoding ADP-forming succinate--CoA ligase subunit beta, translated to MPIGLGRPRRWSLNLHEYQAKEILARFGVPVPPGKVAYTPDEAKRIAEEFGKRVVIKAQVHVGGRGKAGGVKLADTPQEAYEKAQAILGMNIKGLTVKKVLVAEAVDIAKEYYAGLILDRAQKRVVLMLSKEGGVDIEEVAAERPEAIHKFWIDPHKGFRPFEAREMVKRAGLEGNLNKLAQVLVALYRAYEGVDASIAEINPLVVTSDGQVVAADAKIVLDDNALFRHPDLAELREVEAEHPLEVEASNYGFAYVKLNGNIGIIGNGAGLVMYTLDLVNRVGGKPANFLDIGGGAKADVVYNALKVVLKDPDVKGVFINIFGGITRADEVAKGVIRALEEGLLTKPVVMRVAGTAEEEAKKLLEGKPIYMYPTSIEAAKAIVAMVGGAA